The following coding sequences lie in one Sedimentibacter sp. MB35-C1 genomic window:
- a CDS encoding glycogen synthase — MSKMKILYAASEAAPFIATGGLGEVAGSLPKALKKKYGDSIDIRIILPLYQGIWDRSGFEFVGKTTVPLVWRQQYCGVFKKEVNNITYYFIDNEYYFKRSECYGHFDDGERFAFFSKSVLFILPMLDFFPDLIHLNDWQTSLISVYLKTIYSTSADYRDIRTVFTIHNIEYQGIYDMSIAEDVFGIYGNEKSIVEFNGSINLLKGAMETCDIISTVSESYSKEIFDDYYAHGLASIIKRNSSKVKGILNGIDTDYYNPETDTSLFENYNESNIENKYSNKINLQIMANLPQDKEIPVIGIISRLVKHKGFDLIINSIENLLKEKVQFIILGKGDRRYELRFKSLQEIYHDKIAVRIDFNPDLAKKLYAGSDFLLMPSISEPCGIAQMIASRYGTVPIVRETGGLKDSIKDCSLGSGNGFTFYEQTSDALENTVKRALKVYENKDDFTKLVKTVMNMDFSWTKSAEKYYDMYKDLM; from the coding sequence ATGAGTAAGATGAAAATTCTATATGCGGCATCCGAAGCCGCCCCATTTATTGCTACAGGAGGTCTTGGAGAAGTTGCAGGTTCACTGCCTAAGGCTTTAAAGAAAAAATATGGTGATTCAATCGATATAAGAATAATTTTGCCGCTGTATCAAGGAATTTGGGACAGGAGTGGATTTGAGTTTGTTGGTAAAACAACAGTCCCCCTTGTATGGAGGCAGCAGTATTGCGGAGTTTTTAAAAAAGAAGTAAACAATATTACATATTATTTTATCGATAATGAATACTACTTTAAAAGAAGTGAATGCTATGGGCACTTTGATGACGGAGAAAGGTTTGCGTTTTTTTCTAAGTCTGTGCTTTTTATACTTCCCATGCTTGATTTTTTCCCTGATCTGATTCATTTAAATGATTGGCAAACATCTCTTATTTCTGTTTATTTAAAAACCATTTACTCAACTTCCGCGGATTACAGGGATATACGTACGGTTTTTACTATACATAACATTGAATATCAGGGAATATATGATATGTCCATTGCAGAGGATGTGTTTGGAATTTATGGCAATGAAAAATCTATTGTTGAATTTAACGGCTCGATAAATCTGCTTAAAGGAGCCATGGAAACCTGCGATATTATAAGCACAGTAAGCGAAAGCTATTCAAAAGAAATATTTGACGATTACTACGCGCACGGACTTGCTTCTATAATAAAAAGAAACAGTTCAAAAGTCAAAGGTATACTAAATGGGATAGATACAGATTATTATAATCCGGAAACAGATACATCGCTTTTTGAAAATTACAATGAAAGTAATATTGAAAATAAATATTCTAATAAAATTAATCTTCAAATTATGGCAAACCTTCCACAAGATAAAGAAATCCCTGTTATAGGAATAATTTCAAGGCTTGTCAAGCACAAGGGATTTGACCTCATAATAAATAGCATAGAAAATTTACTGAAAGAAAAGGTTCAGTTTATAATTTTAGGAAAAGGCGACAGAAGATATGAACTTCGTTTTAAATCGCTTCAGGAAATATATCATGACAAAATAGCTGTTAGGATTGATTTTAATCCGGATCTTGCAAAAAAATTATATGCAGGCTCAGATTTCCTTCTTATGCCTTCAATAAGCGAGCCTTGCGGAATTGCCCAAATGATTGCATCCCGCTACGGCACGGTACCAATCGTAAGAGAAACCGGCGGACTTAAGGATTCCATAAAAGACTGCAGCTTGGGATCAGGAAATGGATTTACATTCTATGAGCAAACTTCTGATGCCTTGGAAAACACCGTAAAAAGAGCACTAAAGGTTTATGAAAACAAAGATGATTTTACAAAACTTGTGAAAACAGTTATGAATATGGATTTCAGCTGGACAAAATCCGCCGAAAAATACTATGATATGTACAAAGACTTAATGTAG
- the glgD gene encoding glucose-1-phosphate adenylyltransferase subunit GlgD produces MNTLGIIFSDMQDWNMTELASHRSVAAIPFGGRYRLIDFPLSNMVNSGMNKICIITKSNYRSLMEHVGSGKDWDLSRKKGGILIFPPYAVGENHGLFQGRLDALKRVLDYISSSKEKYVVMSDCDMIYNINYKDVIRYHEEKNSDITAIYTTTQIEKNSSVHKIIYEFDKDGRADDILVYPVTSGTHNVGLSTWVMNKDFLESIIYDAIARNYKDFSYDVLAKKVHSLRIYGYKYNGYFAHIDSLQSYYDHSLGLLKKENLQSLFYSKTGPIYTKTKDSAPTKYMQGANVKNSLIASGCVIEGTVENSIIFRGVKIGKNASVKNSIIMQHGVIGENASLDSIITDTYAQVTNNRVLLGYANCPFFIKKFSVV; encoded by the coding sequence ATGAATACTTTAGGAATAATATTCTCAGATATGCAGGACTGGAACATGACAGAACTTGCTTCGCATCGTTCCGTTGCAGCCATACCTTTCGGAGGAAGGTACAGGCTTATTGATTTTCCTTTATCAAATATGGTCAATTCAGGAATGAATAAAATATGCATTATAACAAAAAGTAATTATCGATCGCTGATGGAACATGTTGGAAGTGGAAAGGACTGGGATCTTTCAAGAAAAAAAGGGGGTATTCTGATATTTCCTCCTTACGCTGTGGGAGAAAACCACGGATTATTTCAAGGCAGACTGGATGCTTTGAAAAGAGTATTGGATTATATATCCTCTTCAAAAGAAAAGTATGTAGTTATGTCTGACTGCGACATGATATACAATATTAACTACAAAGATGTTATACGTTACCATGAAGAAAAGAATTCGGATATAACTGCAATTTACACAACAACTCAAATTGAAAAAAACAGCTCCGTTCATAAAATAATATATGAGTTTGACAAAGATGGAAGAGCTGACGATATACTGGTTTATCCTGTTACAAGCGGTACTCATAATGTTGGTTTAAGCACCTGGGTAATGAACAAGGATTTTCTGGAATCCATAATATATGATGCTATAGCCAGAAATTATAAAGATTTCAGTTATGATGTTCTTGCAAAGAAAGTCCATTCGCTGAGAATCTATGGTTATAAATATAATGGTTATTTTGCTCACATTGATTCACTCCAAAGCTACTACGACCACAGCCTTGGTTTGCTGAAAAAAGAAAATCTGCAGAGCCTGTTTTACTCTAAAACCGGCCCTATTTATACAAAAACCAAGGATTCAGCACCAACAAAGTACATGCAGGGAGCAAATGTCAAAAATTCTTTGATAGCAAGCGGCTGCGTTATTGAGGGAACTGTTGAAAACAGCATTATCTTCCGTGGAGTAAAAATAGGTAAAAACGCTTCAGTCAAAAACTCTATAATAATGCAGCATGGAGTAATAGGGGAAAATGCAAGTCTGGACTCTATTATAACAGATACATACGCTCAAGTTACAAATAACAGAGTTCTACTGGGATATGCCAACTGTCCGTTTTTTATAAAAAAATTCTCGGTTGTATAG
- a CDS encoding glucose-1-phosphate adenylyltransferase translates to MKSFKKECVVMLLAGGQGSRLGTLTQKIAKPSVPFGGKYRIIDFPLSNCVNSGLDTIGVLTQYQPLKLNSYIGDGKSWDLDRMNGGIQILPPYQRVGDSEWYSGTANAIYQNMNFIDQYDPDFVLVLSGDHIYKMDYSLMIKYHKEKNADCTISVIDVPLNEASRFGILSSDDDGRITNFEEKPKKPKSTKASMGIYVFTWNKLKQYLESDDKNPDSSKDFGKDVMPLMLKSGEKMYSYEFKGYWKDVGTIDSLWQANMDLLGNDGFNLSGDGVIYSRHAERPPQYISGNSSVKNSIVSEGAVIFGSVENSVIFSGVRIGEGAKIKDSVIMADVEIKDNSIINNSIIDEEVIIGPNIKIGYPRGESLEITVIPRESIINNMQEV, encoded by the coding sequence ATGAAATCATTTAAAAAGGAATGTGTTGTCATGCTTCTGGCAGGTGGACAGGGAAGCAGGCTTGGAACACTTACTCAAAAAATAGCAAAACCATCTGTACCCTTCGGGGGCAAGTATAGAATAATAGATTTTCCCTTGTCCAACTGCGTAAATTCAGGGCTTGATACTATAGGTGTACTGACACAGTATCAGCCTCTTAAATTAAACTCCTACATCGGCGACGGAAAGTCCTGGGATCTTGATAGGATGAACGGAGGTATTCAAATACTTCCTCCTTATCAAAGAGTCGGTGATTCTGAATGGTACTCGGGAACAGCAAATGCTATTTATCAGAACATGAATTTCATAGACCAATATGATCCGGATTTTGTTCTTGTTCTCTCAGGCGATCACATATACAAAATGGACTATTCTCTAATGATAAAGTACCACAAAGAGAAAAATGCGGATTGCACAATTTCAGTTATAGATGTCCCTTTGAATGAAGCATCGCGCTTTGGCATATTAAGCTCAGACGATGACGGAAGAATCACAAACTTTGAGGAAAAACCGAAAAAACCCAAAAGCACAAAAGCTTCCATGGGAATTTACGTGTTTACATGGAATAAACTTAAGCAATACCTTGAATCAGATGATAAAAATCCAGATTCTTCAAAAGATTTCGGAAAAGATGTAATGCCTTTAATGCTTAAATCTGGCGAAAAAATGTACTCTTACGAATTTAAAGGATATTGGAAAGATGTAGGTACAATTGATTCATTATGGCAGGCCAACATGGATTTACTGGGAAATGACGGCTTCAACCTGTCTGGTGACGGGGTTATTTATTCAAGACATGCCGAAAGGCCCCCTCAATACATAAGCGGAAACTCTTCTGTTAAAAATTCAATAGTTTCAGAGGGTGCTGTAATATTTGGTTCTGTAGAAAATTCGGTGATATTTTCAGGTGTAAGAATAGGAGAAGGCGCTAAAATAAAAGATTCTGTTATAATGGCCGACGTTGAAATAAAAGATAACTCAATTATAAACAATTCAATTATAGATGAAGAAGTAATTATCGGACCCAATATAAAGATCGGATATCCAAGGGGTGAAAGCCTTGAAATTACTGTAATACCAAGAGAAAGTATCATAAACAACATGCAGGAGGTCTAG
- the glgB gene encoding 1,4-alpha-glucan branching protein GlgB translates to MKNTHELPIYLFHQGTNYYSYKFLGSHIADNGSGATFRVWAPKAKAVHVVGDFNNWQKEERHKMNKIKSSGIWELYIPLLNSGNLYKYLITTREGIETYKSDPYAFSSQTKQDTASIVYPTDNYNWNDDRWQTYKKSINIYEKPLNIYELNLSSWKRRDDGSLLTCKEIVQPLIKHVKEHNFTHIELMPLMEHPFDGSWGYQISGYYAPTKRLGNPEDYKFLIDKCHQNGIGVILDWVPAHFPKDAHGLYMFDGSCLYEYNDAWIRENKGWGTHKFDYGKPEVCSFLISNAIFWIEEYHIDGLRVDAVSSMLYLNYDKKEGEWIPNKYGGNENLEAIAFLKNLNETVLKLHPDTMMIAEESTAWPMVTKPPYLGGLGFNFKWNMGWMNDILEYMETDPFFRKYKHKNITFSLHYAFSENFILPLSHDEVVHGKKSILNKMPGSYEEKFANVRVLLGFMAAHPGKELNFMGYEIGQFTEWNHNKEVEWFMKNYEYHNKLNIYIKVLNEFYLNHSELWEIDYSWDGFKWISNDDYEQNIIAFKRINKKGNELIAVINFSPVERSDYMVGAEHGTYTEIFNSNASEFGGTGTGNRAKITSSEGGMHGFDSHISIKLPPLSIIFLKKDEIYNMNKMGGRIYEII, encoded by the coding sequence ATGAAAAATACCCATGAACTTCCAATATATCTATTTCATCAGGGCACAAACTACTATTCATATAAGTTTTTAGGCTCACATATTGCAGATAACGGATCCGGCGCCACCTTCAGGGTGTGGGCACCGAAAGCAAAAGCAGTACATGTTGTAGGTGATTTTAACAACTGGCAAAAAGAAGAACGGCACAAAATGAATAAAATTAAAAGCAGCGGTATTTGGGAACTATACATACCCCTCTTAAATTCCGGCAATCTCTACAAGTACCTAATAACAACCAGAGAAGGAATAGAAACATATAAGTCCGACCCATACGCATTCTCATCTCAGACGAAACAGGACACCGCATCTATAGTTTATCCCACAGATAATTACAACTGGAATGATGACAGATGGCAAACATATAAAAAATCAATAAACATATATGAAAAACCTTTAAATATATATGAGCTGAATCTGTCTTCATGGAAACGCAGAGATGACGGAAGTCTTCTTACATGCAAAGAAATTGTCCAGCCTCTTATCAAACATGTTAAAGAACATAACTTCACTCATATTGAATTGATGCCCCTAATGGAGCATCCCTTTGACGGATCCTGGGGATACCAGATATCAGGATACTATGCACCTACAAAACGACTTGGCAACCCTGAGGATTATAAATTTTTAATTGATAAATGTCACCAAAATGGAATAGGCGTCATCCTTGACTGGGTTCCTGCCCATTTCCCCAAGGATGCCCACGGTTTGTACATGTTTGACGGCAGCTGCCTGTATGAATATAACGATGCTTGGATCAGAGAAAACAAAGGTTGGGGAACTCACAAATTCGATTACGGAAAACCGGAAGTTTGCTCTTTTTTAATATCTAATGCAATTTTTTGGATTGAAGAGTATCATATTGACGGCTTAAGAGTAGATGCCGTAAGCTCAATGTTATATCTAAATTACGACAAAAAAGAAGGCGAATGGATTCCAAATAAATATGGAGGAAATGAAAATCTAGAAGCAATAGCTTTTTTAAAAAACCTTAATGAAACGGTTTTAAAACTTCATCCTGACACAATGATGATTGCGGAAGAATCAACTGCATGGCCTATGGTTACAAAACCTCCGTATCTTGGAGGTCTCGGATTCAACTTCAAATGGAATATGGGATGGATGAATGATATTTTAGAATATATGGAAACCGATCCATTTTTCAGGAAATACAAACATAAAAACATTACATTCTCCCTCCATTACGCTTTCAGTGAAAACTTCATCCTTCCACTATCTCATGATGAGGTCGTCCACGGGAAAAAATCAATACTTAATAAAATGCCAGGCTCCTATGAGGAAAAATTTGCAAATGTAAGAGTTCTTCTGGGCTTTATGGCTGCACATCCGGGGAAAGAATTAAATTTTATGGGATATGAAATCGGACAATTTACTGAATGGAATCATAACAAAGAAGTGGAATGGTTTATGAAAAATTATGAATATCACAATAAATTGAACATATATATTAAAGTCTTAAATGAATTTTATCTTAATCATTCCGAGCTATGGGAAATAGATTATTCATGGGACGGCTTTAAATGGATTTCTAATGACGACTACGAACAAAACATCATTGCATTTAAAAGAATTAATAAAAAAGGAAATGAATTGATTGCCGTAATTAATTTTTCACCAGTTGAAAGAAGTGACTACATGGTAGGAGCAGAACATGGAACATATACAGAAATATTTAACAGTAATGCTTCAGAATTCGGAGGAACTGGAACAGGAAACCGCGCTAAAATTACTTCATCTGAAGGCGGTATGCACGGCTTTGATTCACACATTTCCATAAAACTGCCGCCTTTGTCGATAATTTTCTTAAAAAAAGATGAAATATACAATATGAATAAAATGGGAGGTAGAATATATGAAATCATTTAA
- a CDS encoding MerR family transcriptional regulator, with translation MNTYKTSEVAKIIGIHPNTVRFYEKWGLIPKAERKSNGYRVFTDFHIEQLRLARIAFKTEVLQSGLRKKIVETVKVSASGDFDKALILASEYLSQIHDEQKKAEEAIDIAKQVLGGKAAANNLCLKRKEVSEHLNISMDTLRNWELNGLLRIKRKQNGYRFYTGEDVKRLKIIRTLRCANYSLEAILRMLNALSDNPQANIKQVLNTPKDDTDIISACDRLIVSLQIAAKNAEIMVDILMDIKRRFS, from the coding sequence ATGAATACATATAAAACTTCGGAAGTTGCAAAGATTATCGGAATACACCCGAATACAGTCCGCTTTTACGAAAAATGGGGCCTGATACCAAAAGCAGAGCGTAAATCTAATGGTTACAGGGTGTTTACGGATTTTCATATAGAACAGCTTAGACTTGCCAGAATCGCTTTTAAGACAGAGGTTCTTCAGAGCGGTCTGAGAAAAAAGATTGTGGAAACAGTTAAAGTTTCTGCAAGTGGGGATTTTGACAAGGCCCTAATTTTGGCAAGTGAGTATTTGAGCCAGATACACGATGAACAAAAAAAGGCTGAGGAAGCAATTGACATAGCAAAGCAGGTTTTAGGTGGCAAGGCAGCAGCGAATAATCTTTGCTTAAAACGGAAAGAAGTTTCGGAGCATCTAAATATTTCTATGGATACACTCCGAAATTGGGAGCTTAATGGTTTACTTCGGATAAAACGTAAGCAAAACGGATACCGTTTTTACACAGGAGAAGATGTAAAACGATTGAAAATAATAAGGACGCTTCGGTGCGCTAATTATTCATTAGAAGCGATTTTGCGTATGCTTAATGCACTTTCGGACAACCCGCAGGCGAACATAAAACAAGTGCTTAATACGCCCAAAGATGATACGGACATCATTTCTGCCTGCGACAGGCTTATTGTATCCTTACAGATAGCTGCAAAAAATGCGGAAATAATGGTGGATATTCTTATGGATATTAAAAGAAGATTTTCTTAA